From Halorubrum salinarum, one genomic window encodes:
- a CDS encoding nucleotidyltransferase domain-containing protein → MPNRKESISIELQYPFPEDRVFRYQAMQDVLNVLIDQPYATYSMSELASLTGANKGTISKAVTLLSELDVIEIAPDGRTQQVQINRERLTKPDPILSIPQSEFHQPVQAFLQRLQDELDGLVGVVLFGSVARGEADRASDIDLLVIVDKDQTAARRTVQTVVSDLEDQRFEGNRYTFQPLVESTDSVQRIGDQLRPQFDGGITLVSSDQLSELRTEVYADE, encoded by the coding sequence ATGCCTAATAGGAAAGAGTCGATCTCAATAGAGTTACAGTATCCGTTTCCGGAGGATCGGGTATTCCGATACCAGGCAATGCAGGACGTTCTCAACGTTCTCATAGATCAGCCGTATGCGACATACTCGATGAGCGAACTCGCAAGCCTCACAGGGGCAAATAAGGGAACGATCTCAAAGGCGGTGACATTGCTTTCCGAGCTTGATGTCATCGAGATCGCACCAGATGGGCGGACTCAGCAGGTCCAGATTAACCGTGAACGGCTCACAAAACCAGATCCAATTCTCTCGATCCCGCAGAGCGAGTTCCACCAACCAGTTCAGGCATTTCTACAACGACTTCAGGACGAGTTGGATGGATTAGTCGGGGTCGTCCTGTTCGGAAGCGTCGCTCGGGGAGAGGCAGATAGGGCCAGCGACATCGACCTATTGGTGATCGTCGACAAAGACCAAACGGCAGCTCGCCGGACTGTCCAGACGGTTGTTAGCGATCTCGAAGACCAACGGTTCGAAGGGAATCGGTACACGTTCCAGCCGCTTGTCGAATCGACGGACAGCGTCCAACGAATCGGTGATCAACTTCGCCCTCAGTTCGACGGCGGGATCACGTTGGTCAGTTCCGACCAACTCTCCGAACTCCGAACCGAGGTGTATGCCGATGAATGA
- a CDS encoding DUF2254 family protein yields MNRRSLFFWVAFIGLWIAAIGIAIFSSHTPNQQTARSILSTLARVQAGIFAIVFSIVILGVRLSASRYSPRLAKSFSSDSTYRVTVGVFAFSIAIDIFGLFVVGAVSDATLRVVLASSGILAAGSFVSLYGFMNQILERTTPEGILSHIEDKLTPKSMLEEAELSADDAAHPDPFQTLISVINSTIEEHDRASSALGLSIFGDRVSALIKQNGKAEEDSPVDQTIEYVCKDQLPLILEQAVNEELTETAIQSTETAGTIGEAAIKEDSNRAVEHVVRGQAGLIDNLPYETNVERVRTEVIETSQELVSAAAENQVYTGSAVSARFLGWTAASSIMKRDIEDGRNQSYTSLLIRHFPSLISTVAESDMEVNDLTYHQWLRAQNSEHVEPVTPVEQLIGSVYGSMAELTSAAIRYELKTGQQIVRWESVASGWSSGLDSLTQMNLDEMAQLWFGTTLYLEYIARESSSDIMSGFDSYGRHRVTRDIGEETVEKIQDGRLDPTARIDFIPGGVDPIKHPLTGHKTPILQDPDRTFTEWINTQPFIFRGRRFGRVGEPPTDEDLDGGVNQ; encoded by the coding sequence ATGAACCGAAGATCCCTATTTTTCTGGGTTGCTTTCATTGGATTGTGGATTGCTGCTATTGGAATAGCAATATTTAGCAGCCACACTCCAAATCAACAGACAGCTCGTAGTATTTTGAGCACGCTGGCAAGAGTACAAGCTGGTATCTTCGCGATTGTATTCTCCATCGTCATTTTGGGAGTACGACTCTCTGCCTCACGGTATTCCCCACGGCTTGCGAAGAGTTTCAGCTCAGATTCCACATACCGAGTGACAGTTGGGGTTTTCGCATTTTCTATCGCGATCGACATCTTTGGTCTCTTTGTTGTGGGGGCAGTTTCCGATGCTACCCTTAGAGTCGTACTCGCGTCATCTGGTATTCTAGCGGCTGGCTCATTCGTTTCTCTCTACGGATTTATGAATCAGATACTAGAGAGAACGACTCCCGAGGGGATATTATCGCACATCGAAGACAAGCTAACGCCAAAATCGATGCTGGAAGAAGCTGAGTTATCAGCCGACGACGCAGCTCACCCAGATCCATTTCAGACGCTTATCTCTGTAATCAATTCCACAATCGAAGAGCATGATCGGGCGAGTTCCGCACTAGGCCTCTCAATCTTCGGAGACCGAGTTTCAGCGCTTATCAAGCAGAATGGGAAAGCCGAAGAAGACTCTCCAGTTGATCAGACAATAGAATACGTATGTAAAGACCAACTCCCCCTGATTCTGGAGCAAGCGGTTAATGAGGAACTGACTGAAACAGCTATACAATCTACTGAGACAGCAGGGACGATCGGGGAGGCGGCAATTAAGGAGGATTCCAATCGAGCGGTTGAACACGTAGTACGGGGGCAAGCCGGCTTAATCGATAACCTCCCCTACGAGACAAATGTGGAGCGAGTTCGAACGGAAGTTATCGAGACCTCTCAAGAACTAGTTAGTGCGGCAGCAGAAAATCAAGTCTATACTGGTTCCGCAGTTAGTGCTCGATTTCTTGGCTGGACAGCCGCTTCATCCATTATGAAACGGGATATAGAGGATGGTCGAAACCAAAGTTACACTTCCTTGTTGATTCGCCACTTTCCAAGCCTCATCTCAACGGTTGCTGAATCCGATATGGAGGTAAATGATCTAACTTACCATCAGTGGCTCCGAGCACAGAACAGCGAGCACGTTGAGCCGGTGACCCCTGTGGAGCAATTGATTGGTAGTGTATACGGTTCAATGGCAGAACTAACATCGGCAGCAATCAGATATGAGCTCAAGACAGGACAGCAGATCGTAAGGTGGGAGAGTGTGGCTAGTGGCTGGTCTAGTGGTCTCGATTCTCTCACCCAGATGAACTTAGACGAGATGGCACAGCTTTGGTTCGGAACGACGCTTTATTTGGAGTACATCGCCCGAGAGTCGTCTTCTGACATCATGTCTGGATTTGACTCGTATGGACGTCACAGAGTCACTCGCGACATCGGTGAGGAAACCGTTGAAAAGATTCAGGACGGTCGCCTCGACCCGACTGCTCGAATTGATTTCATACCGGGAGGGGTTGATCCCATTAAACATCCACTCACCGGCCACAAAACACCGATACTCCAAGACCCCGACCGGACATTTACAGAATGGATTAATACTCAACCCTTCATATTCCGAGGGAGACGTTTTGGACGGGTTGGTGAGCCCCCTACTGATGAAGACTTAGATGGAGGAGTTAATCAGTAA